One genomic region from bacterium encodes:
- a CDS encoding flagellar protein, with the protein MPGIAGADRIPEIQPPGRPSGPRTREFQDVLARELEPGKPLTFSAHAQSRLLSRQIHLTDPQVQRLQQGIQNAAEKGARESLIVMDHLAFIVSVSNRTVITAVDGAAQSGNVFTQIDSAVIV; encoded by the coding sequence TTGCCGGGGATCGCCGGAGCCGACCGGATTCCGGAGATTCAGCCGCCGGGGCGTCCCAGCGGTCCGCGCACGAGGGAGTTTCAGGATGTCCTCGCTCGTGAGCTCGAGCCGGGCAAGCCCTTGACGTTTTCGGCGCACGCTCAGTCGCGACTTCTGTCACGGCAGATCCATCTGACCGATCCCCAAGTGCAGCGGTTGCAGCAGGGAATCCAGAACGCCGCCGAGAAGGGCGCTCGCGAATCGCTGATCGTCATGGATCACCTCGCGTTCATCGTCAGCGTATCCAACCGCACCGTAATCACCGCGGTGGACGGTGCGGCGCAAAGTGGAAATGTGTTCACACAGATAGACAGTGCGGTAATCGTTTAA